A genomic window from Providencia alcalifaciens includes:
- the ispC gene encoding 1-deoxy-D-xylulose-5-phosphate reductoisomerase: protein MKRLTILGSTGSIGTSTLSVVRQNPDQFQILALVAGKNVTEMASQCLEFNPKYVSMADESAAKALRTILTENNCKTEVLSGTESAIELAGLDEADQVMSAITGVAGLLPTLSAIRKGKRILLANKESLITSGRLFFNAIREHQATVFPIDSEHNAIFQSLPEEIQLNLGFADLTASGISSIVLTGSGGPFRDTPLSYFDQVTPDEACNHPNWSMGRKISVDSATMMNKGLEYIEACYFFNANEKQMEVIIHPQSVIHSMVRYRDGSVIAQLGTPDMRTPISYSMAYPQRIMSGAKPLDFTTLSSLTFVEPDYQRYPCLKLAIDACHQGQAATTALNGANEITVGAFLEGKIRFTDIAKINHEIMDKLIHLPEPTSIDEVLEIDACARREAAQRIAQEF, encoded by the coding sequence ATGAAACGTCTTACTATCCTGGGTTCTACAGGTTCAATCGGTACAAGTACACTTTCTGTTGTTCGTCAAAATCCTGATCAATTCCAAATTCTTGCATTAGTCGCAGGTAAAAACGTGACTGAGATGGCAAGCCAGTGCCTTGAATTTAATCCTAAATATGTCTCAATGGCTGACGAAAGCGCAGCGAAAGCGTTACGCACTATTCTGACGGAAAATAACTGCAAAACAGAGGTTTTATCGGGTACAGAATCCGCTATTGAACTTGCTGGGTTGGATGAAGCGGATCAAGTGATGTCTGCAATTACTGGCGTGGCGGGGCTACTCCCAACGCTGTCAGCAATCCGTAAAGGGAAAAGAATATTATTAGCGAATAAAGAGTCTCTGATTACCAGTGGCCGTTTATTCTTTAATGCGATTCGAGAGCACCAAGCAACAGTTTTCCCGATTGATAGCGAGCATAACGCGATTTTTCAAAGCCTACCTGAAGAAATTCAATTGAATTTAGGCTTTGCCGACCTGACGGCTTCTGGGATTTCCAGCATCGTATTAACAGGCTCCGGTGGACCATTTAGAGATACGCCGTTATCTTATTTTGACCAAGTGACACCGGATGAGGCATGTAATCATCCTAATTGGTCAATGGGACGCAAAATCTCGGTAGACTCCGCGACTATGATGAATAAAGGTCTAGAATATATTGAGGCTTGCTATTTCTTTAATGCTAATGAAAAGCAGATGGAGGTGATTATTCACCCTCAATCTGTCATCCATTCTATGGTTCGCTACCGTGATGGAAGTGTGATCGCCCAGTTAGGAACACCTGACATGCGCACACCAATTTCGTACAGCATGGCCTATCCTCAGCGCATTATGTCGGGTGCTAAGCCATTGGATTTCACTACGTTATCTTCGCTGACTTTTGTTGAGCCTGATTACCAACGTTACCCTTGCCTGAAACTGGCTATTGATGCATGTCACCAAGGTCAAGCGGCAACTACCGCATTAAATGGTGCGAATGAAATTACTGTCGGTGCATTCTTAGAAGGCAAAATTCGCTTTACGGATATTGCAAAAATCAACCATGAGATTATGGATAAATTAATTCATTTGCCGGAACCCACGTCTATTGACGAGGTCTTAGAAATCGATGCTTGTGCTCGCCGTGAAGCAGCTCAACGAATTGCTCAAGAATTTTAA
- the pyrH gene encoding UMP kinase produces MATNAKPVYQRILLKLSGEALQGAEGFGIDASVLDRMAQEIKELIELGIQVGVVIGGGNLFRGAGLAQAGMNRVVGDHMGMLATVMNGLAMRDALHRAYVNARLMSAIPLNGVCDNYSWAEAISLLRHGRVVIFSAGTGNPFFTTDSAACLRGIEIEADVVLKATKVDGVYSSDPAKDPDAVLYENLNYQEVLERELKVMDLAAFTLARDHNLPIRVFNMNKPGALRRVVMGENEGTLISHN; encoded by the coding sequence ATGGCAACCAATGCAAAACCCGTTTATCAGCGTATTCTGCTTAAACTAAGTGGCGAGGCTCTACAAGGTGCAGAAGGTTTTGGTATCGATGCTAGCGTTTTAGATCGTATGGCTCAGGAAATCAAAGAACTTATAGAACTGGGTATACAGGTCGGTGTGGTTATTGGTGGTGGTAACTTGTTCCGTGGTGCCGGTCTGGCACAAGCAGGCATGAACCGCGTTGTTGGTGACCATATGGGTATGCTGGCAACCGTGATGAATGGTCTGGCAATGCGTGATGCGCTGCACCGTGCATACGTAAACGCAAGACTGATGTCTGCAATTCCACTCAATGGCGTATGTGACAACTATAGTTGGGCTGAAGCTATCAGCTTACTGCGACACGGTCGTGTGGTTATCTTCTCTGCGGGAACAGGAAATCCATTCTTCACAACGGACTCAGCAGCTTGCTTACGCGGTATTGAAATTGAAGCTGATGTTGTACTGAAAGCCACAAAAGTTGATGGCGTTTACTCGTCAGATCCTGCCAAAGATCCTGATGCCGTTTTGTATGAAAACCTGAATTATCAAGAAGTTCTTGAGCGTGAATTGAAAGTTATGGATTTAGCTGCATTTACGCTAGCACGCGATCACAACCTGCCAATTCGTGTTTTCAACATGAATAAGCCAGGCGCATTACGCCGTGTTGTGATGGGTGAAAACGAAGGAACTCTGATTTCTCACAATTAA
- the frr gene encoding ribosome recycling factor, with translation MINEIQKDAQDRMEKSLEALKSQISKVRTGRASPSLLDGISVEYYGSATPLRQLANVTVEDSRTLAISVFDRSMSPAIEKAIMASDLGLNPSSAGTVIRVPLPPLTEERRKDLIKVVRGDAEQGRIAIRNVRRDANDKVKALLKDKEISEDDERRSQDDIQKLTDNFIKKVDEALAQKEAELMEF, from the coding sequence GTGATTAACGAAATCCAAAAAGATGCTCAAGACCGTATGGAAAAGAGCCTTGAAGCACTAAAAAGTCAAATCAGCAAAGTTCGTACTGGCCGCGCTTCTCCAAGCCTGTTAGACGGCATCTCTGTTGAATATTACGGCTCAGCGACGCCTCTGCGTCAATTAGCTAACGTGACCGTTGAAGACTCACGTACATTAGCAATTTCTGTTTTTGACCGTAGCATGTCACCTGCAATTGAAAAAGCGATCATGGCGTCTGACTTAGGTCTGAACCCATCTTCAGCAGGTACTGTTATCCGCGTTCCACTTCCTCCATTAACGGAAGAGCGTCGTAAAGACTTAATCAAAGTGGTTCGTGGTGATGCTGAGCAAGGTCGTATCGCGATTCGTAACGTCCGCCGTGACGCTAACGATAAAGTTAAAGCTTTACTGAAAGACAAAGAAATCAGTGAAGATGATGAGCGCCGTTCACAGGATGATATCCAAAAACTGACGGATAACTTCATCAAAAAAGTGGATGAAGCATTAGCTCAAAAAGAAGCGGAGCTGATGGAGTTTTAA